Proteins encoded in a region of the Paenibacillus sp. W2I17 genome:
- a CDS encoding chemotaxis protein CheW gives MSSLQKEQYIELSVGAETCAIRIEEIHEIIKMLSITDIPFSRPEIKGVVNLRGKVVCVMSLRNLLGMPDEPDTRATRIIVVRHQEEYIGLIVDRVNKVTTYSEIHPPTGGYGRNREGLFHGVGQQEDKLVGILKLDEILGG, from the coding sequence ATGTCTTCACTTCAGAAGGAACAATATATTGAACTGTCTGTAGGTGCAGAGACCTGCGCCATTCGAATCGAAGAAATTCACGAAATTATTAAAATGCTCAGCATTACAGATATCCCATTCAGCCGCCCAGAGATCAAAGGGGTAGTTAATTTGCGTGGCAAGGTTGTATGTGTGATGAGTCTGCGGAACCTGCTGGGTATGCCGGATGAACCGGACACTAGAGCAACTCGAATTATCGTAGTTCGACATCAGGAAGAATATATTGGCTTGATCGTGGATCGTGTGAACAAGGTAACCACATATTCCGAAATACATCCGCCAACCGGCGGATATGGTCGTAACCGTGAAGGTTTATTCCATGGTGTGGGTCAACAGGAAGACAAGCTTGTGGGCATTTTGAAACTGGACGAAATATTGGGCGGTTAG
- a CDS encoding chemotaxis protein CheA, translated as MMDLSAYRDIFIEELNDQLERMDQSLLALELSPSVELVQTLFRAAHTIKGSASTMDFRELSDLTHEVEYALEWVREKKPEMTSELIDTLFRSLDAMKVLRDQYIRGEAYADFRAVVQEIKDLIQTPAVVGQLKTPQLQPAESIMAQVAIVSGKQLLSIHVVLEQKCMMKAARYHILRQRIEDICGTVVATSLMESQPGAQNEDDHYGQFIIIVATSKDPQQLKAELSSDSDIHMLEIEPYLLESNEVAATSAPLELISETVQTKQNLPTVNTTGPDEKLKAAQPTVRVSVERLDHLMNLVGELLIDQTSLADLSGSGARKESSTLIRSISGVSDHMGRVIKELQEGVMKTRMLPIDQLFSRFPRLVRDLSQKLGKDLELVIQGGETELDRMIIEELSDPLIHLIRNSADHGIESAEVRAENDKPSKGRITLTSFHEENHVVIRYSDDGKGIDGEKIKASALGKGIISEEQAARLTTQEAVHLIFEPGFSTASSVSEVSGRGVGMDIVRSQIGRLNGIIDIDTEVGVGTTFTIRLPLTLAIIKGLLVKVSGRVLILPMYNVAEIVRISPEDIQMIQGQQAILNHGRIVPFHRLCDRLNYPRTDRKSKIIPLVIVRSVDKIAAYAVDEIIGNQEVVIKTLGTYLGAMNHLSGATILGNGKVALILDASYLVSL; from the coding sequence ATGATGGATTTGTCCGCCTACCGTGACATCTTTATCGAAGAACTGAATGATCAACTGGAACGTATGGATCAGTCTTTACTGGCATTGGAGCTTTCGCCTTCTGTAGAACTGGTTCAGACGCTGTTTCGGGCAGCCCACACCATCAAGGGATCGGCATCCACAATGGATTTCCGTGAATTAAGCGACCTCACGCATGAAGTGGAGTATGCCCTTGAATGGGTCCGGGAGAAAAAACCTGAAATGACTTCGGAGCTGATTGATACGTTGTTCCGCTCTTTGGACGCCATGAAGGTGCTTCGTGATCAGTACATCCGTGGGGAAGCCTATGCAGACTTTCGAGCGGTAGTACAAGAAATAAAGGATTTAATTCAGACCCCGGCAGTAGTCGGGCAACTTAAAACACCTCAATTGCAACCAGCAGAGTCGATTATGGCACAGGTAGCTATTGTGTCAGGCAAGCAGTTATTGTCCATTCATGTTGTGCTGGAGCAGAAGTGCATGATGAAAGCGGCCAGATATCATATTTTACGACAACGTATTGAGGACATCTGTGGTACGGTTGTCGCTACTTCGCTTATGGAGAGCCAACCGGGCGCGCAGAATGAAGATGATCATTATGGTCAGTTCATCATCATCGTAGCAACGTCGAAGGACCCACAGCAGCTTAAGGCAGAGCTGTCTTCAGACTCGGATATTCATATGCTGGAGATTGAACCATATCTGTTGGAATCCAATGAGGTTGCAGCGACTTCTGCACCACTTGAATTAATCTCTGAAACAGTGCAAACGAAACAAAACTTGCCTACCGTGAATACAACTGGCCCGGATGAGAAATTGAAAGCTGCTCAACCTACAGTTCGTGTGAGTGTTGAACGTCTGGACCATTTGATGAATTTGGTCGGTGAACTGTTAATTGATCAGACATCCCTTGCAGATCTGAGTGGATCGGGTGCGCGTAAGGAGTCTTCAACACTCATCCGGAGCATTAGTGGTGTATCCGATCATATGGGCAGGGTGATTAAGGAACTCCAAGAAGGTGTAATGAAGACACGGATGTTACCCATTGATCAACTATTCAGTCGCTTCCCGAGATTGGTTCGTGACCTATCACAGAAGCTGGGTAAGGATCTGGAACTGGTTATTCAGGGTGGAGAGACTGAGCTTGACCGGATGATTATTGAAGAATTGAGTGACCCGCTGATCCATCTCATCCGCAACAGTGCTGACCATGGCATTGAAAGTGCAGAGGTTCGGGCGGAGAACGATAAGCCGTCCAAAGGACGTATTACATTAACTTCGTTTCATGAAGAAAATCATGTTGTCATTCGTTATTCGGATGATGGCAAAGGCATCGATGGTGAGAAGATCAAAGCTTCCGCCTTGGGCAAAGGTATCATTAGTGAGGAACAGGCTGCACGCCTAACAACACAGGAAGCTGTCCATCTTATATTTGAGCCCGGTTTCTCCACAGCTTCTTCAGTCAGTGAAGTATCGGGGCGCGGCGTTGGAATGGATATCGTGCGTAGCCAGATCGGGCGGCTTAACGGCATCATTGATATTGATACGGAGGTTGGTGTGGGCACCACGTTCACGATTCGTCTACCACTCACACTGGCGATTATTAAAGGTCTGTTAGTCAAAGTATCGGGTCGTGTTCTGATCTTGCCGATGTATAATGTTGCTGAGATTGTTCGAATTTCACCTGAAGATATTCAGATGATCCAGGGGCAACAAGCGATCCTGAATCATGGACGAATTGTACCTTTTCACCGACTGTGCGACAGGCTCAACTATCCACGAACGGACCGTAAATCCAAAATCATTCCTTTGGTGATCGTGCGTTCCGTTGATAAAATTGCAGCATACGCAGTAGATGAGATTATAGGAAATCAGGAAGTCGTTATTAAGACGCTCGGTACGTATCTGGGAGCGATGAACCATCTTTCTGGCGCAACGATTCTCGGTAATGGTAAGGTTGCCCTTATATTGGACGCGTCCTATTTGGTGAGTCTTTAA
- a CDS encoding LysR family transcriptional regulator codes for MTTNYELYKVFYWAAKTGSLTQAAKALYITQPSVSHAIKQLEESFGLTLFYRNSKGVALTQEGASLYSYIEQSQILISLAEEKMAALKNLDNGELRIGGSDSLFKHYMLAYLEEFHTLYPNIKLHLSHGTTPEVITFLKEGKIDLGVVRMPIVDPQLEVKESIQLKDCFVAGERYAQLKGKVMTLEMLLEHQLILFSRNSRVRMAITELFNSYNYTLKPEIEVGSVDLLIEFARRGLGISYVTREFISKELEEGSLFEIQLDVPLPPSHVGIMTKRNMPISLAANRFMDLIFKS; via the coding sequence ATGACAACAAATTACGAACTATATAAAGTCTTTTATTGGGCCGCCAAAACGGGAAGTTTGACACAGGCTGCGAAAGCACTGTATATCACTCAACCCAGCGTCAGTCATGCCATTAAGCAATTGGAAGAGAGCTTTGGTCTCACCTTGTTTTATCGAAATTCCAAGGGTGTAGCGTTGACACAGGAAGGTGCCAGTCTATACTCCTATATTGAACAATCCCAGATTCTGATCTCACTTGCGGAAGAAAAAATGGCCGCATTGAAGAATCTCGACAATGGTGAACTCCGGATTGGTGGCAGTGACTCCCTGTTCAAGCATTACATGCTGGCGTATCTAGAGGAATTCCACACCTTGTACCCTAACATCAAGCTACATCTGAGTCATGGAACCACGCCGGAAGTGATTACCTTTCTGAAAGAAGGCAAGATCGATCTTGGTGTTGTTCGGATGCCCATTGTTGATCCACAGCTAGAAGTCAAGGAAAGTATTCAGTTGAAGGACTGTTTTGTAGCTGGGGAACGTTATGCTCAGTTGAAGGGTAAAGTCATGACACTTGAGATGCTTCTGGAGCATCAACTGATCCTCTTCTCCCGGAACAGCCGTGTTCGGATGGCTATAACCGAGTTGTTTAACAGCTATAATTACACGTTGAAACCTGAGATTGAGGTTGGTAGCGTTGATCTGTTGATTGAGTTTGCGCGTCGAGGACTGGGAATTTCCTATGTCACACGTGAGTTCATCTCCAAAGAGCTGGAGGAAGGTTCTCTCTTCGAAATTCAGCTGGATGTCCCGCTCCCCCCTTCCCATGTGGGGATTATGACCAAACGCAATATGCCGATTTCTCTGGCTGCCAACCGGTTTATGGATCTCATTTTCAAATCCTGA
- the zwf gene encoding glucose-6-phosphate dehydrogenase — MEPTTIVLFGATGDLAKRKIYPALYNLYLEQKLPETFSLIGLGRREWSDEFFQAQVEKSLNEFSRRQADPEVVKSFVKAFRYSVLNISHKEDYIKLLGLVEQREAELGIPSNRLFYLSVGPEFFEPIAENIQESGLGSTEGWKRLVIEKPFGHDLQSARDLNRKLSESFTEEEIYRIDHYLGKPMVQRLETLHQSNPIMKALWNNRYISNVQITANETVGVEERASYYDHVGAVRDMFQNHMLQLLMMMAIQLPYNSTSEKVGLKKKHIMESIQPLQKQTVGANIIRGQYAEGNIQGKLVNAYTAEPGVAENTMNDTFIAAKLQIDDFFWRGVPFYIRTGKRMKEKSTRIVIEFKEPSGQTNVLKNKGSKPNLLVIEMSPDQSMTLQLNASDPENKGEFKPVHIDLSPDKGDLAEAYENLIRDALLGDPTFFAHWDEVELSWAWVQPILDAFQENLLPLHLYPAGSYGPAGSDVMLEEEGHHWWFDEPADQESVVTNSIPLAVNANL, encoded by the coding sequence ATGGAACCAACTACCATTGTTTTATTTGGTGCTACTGGCGATTTAGCCAAAAGAAAAATATATCCTGCCTTATATAACTTATATCTTGAGCAGAAGCTTCCTGAAACCTTCTCATTGATTGGTCTGGGGCGTAGAGAGTGGTCTGATGAATTCTTTCAGGCACAAGTGGAAAAATCATTAAATGAATTTTCCAGACGCCAAGCTGATCCTGAAGTTGTGAAGTCATTTGTGAAAGCTTTCCGCTACAGTGTATTGAATATAAGCCATAAGGAAGATTATATAAAGCTGTTGGGATTAGTTGAACAAAGAGAAGCTGAGCTTGGCATTCCGTCCAATCGCTTGTTTTATCTCTCGGTTGGTCCGGAATTCTTCGAACCGATTGCCGAGAACATTCAAGAAAGTGGGCTGGGTTCCACAGAGGGCTGGAAACGTCTCGTCATCGAGAAGCCATTTGGTCACGATCTACAGTCCGCCAGAGACCTTAATCGCAAATTAAGCGAATCGTTCACGGAGGAAGAGATTTATCGGATTGACCACTATTTGGGCAAACCGATGGTACAGCGTCTGGAGACGTTGCATCAGAGTAACCCAATCATGAAGGCGTTATGGAACAACCGTTACATCTCCAATGTGCAAATTACGGCGAATGAGACTGTAGGTGTCGAAGAACGTGCATCCTATTATGATCATGTTGGTGCAGTGCGAGACATGTTCCAGAATCATATGTTGCAATTGCTCATGATGATGGCGATTCAGCTTCCATACAACAGTACTTCCGAAAAAGTTGGATTGAAGAAAAAACACATTATGGAATCGATCCAGCCGTTACAAAAACAAACTGTGGGCGCAAACATCATCCGTGGACAGTATGCAGAAGGCAACATTCAAGGTAAACTGGTAAATGCTTATACTGCTGAACCGGGTGTAGCCGAGAATACGATGAATGACACATTCATTGCTGCCAAATTGCAAATTGATGATTTCTTCTGGCGTGGTGTTCCGTTTTACATTCGCACGGGTAAAAGAATGAAGGAGAAATCAACACGTATCGTGATTGAATTCAAAGAACCTTCAGGACAGACAAATGTGCTGAAAAACAAGGGTTCCAAGCCAAACCTGCTCGTCATTGAGATGAGTCCGGATCAGAGCATGACATTGCAACTGAATGCAAGTGACCCTGAGAATAAAGGTGAATTCAAACCGGTTCACATCGATCTTTCTCCGGATAAAGGTGACCTTGCGGAAGCTTACGAGAATCTGATTCGTGATGCTTTGCTGGGTGATCCAACATTCTTTGCCCACTGGGATGAAGTAGAATTGTCATGGGCATGGGTGCAGCCAATTCTGGATGCATTCCAGGAAAATCTGTTGCCACTTCACCTGTATCCTGCGGGTAGCTATGGACCGGCTGGATCAGATGTTATGCTTGAAGAAGAAGGTCACCACTGGTGGTTTGATGAGCCGGCGGATCAGGAGTCTGTAGTTACAAATAGCATACCCTTGGCGGTTAATGCGAATCTCTAA
- the fsa gene encoding fructose-6-phosphate aldolase, with the protein MKFFIDTANVEDIQKAYKIGVLSGVTTNPSLVAKEGVKFEDRIEEILRLVPEVESVSAEVTPDALTAEEMIAQADELIKINNSDKNITIKLPMTLAGLEACRYLTKKGVKTNVTLIFTVNQALLAARAGATYVSPFLGRLDDISEDGVQLVAKVAELFRTHNLDAQIIAASVRHPDHVTRVAMAGAHIATVPFSVIEQISKHPLTDQGMDKFAADWKKTVQ; encoded by the coding sequence ATGAAATTTTTTATCGATACAGCTAACGTGGAAGATATCCAAAAAGCATACAAAATCGGCGTATTGTCTGGTGTAACAACAAACCCATCTTTGGTAGCCAAAGAAGGCGTGAAATTCGAAGATCGTATTGAAGAAATCTTGCGTTTGGTACCTGAAGTGGAGTCCGTTTCTGCGGAAGTGACACCAGATGCCCTTACTGCTGAAGAAATGATCGCGCAAGCAGACGAATTGATCAAAATTAACAACAGCGACAAAAACATTACGATCAAATTGCCAATGACACTTGCAGGACTTGAAGCTTGCCGTTACTTGACCAAAAAAGGCGTGAAAACCAACGTAACGTTGATCTTCACTGTGAATCAGGCGCTTCTGGCTGCTCGTGCTGGTGCGACATATGTATCCCCATTCCTGGGACGTCTTGATGATATCTCCGAAGATGGCGTACAATTGGTTGCCAAAGTTGCTGAATTATTCCGTACACATAACCTGGATGCACAGATTATTGCTGCTTCTGTAAGACATCCGGATCACGTTACACGTGTTGCGATGGCTGGAGCACATATTGCTACTGTTCCATTCTCCGTCATTGAACAGATCTCCAAACACCCGCTGACAGATCAAGGTATGGACAAATTTGCAGCGGACTGGAAAAAAACAGTACAATAA
- the gndA gene encoding NADP-dependent phosphogluconate dehydrogenase: MGVIGLAVMGKNLALNIESKGFSVSVFNRSPEKTNDLLKEAEGKNLTGAFTIEEFVESLESPRKILIMVQAGKATDATIEQLLPHLDQGDIIIDGGNAYFPDTQRRSKELEEKGFRFIGAGVSGGEEGALKGPAIMPGGQESAYQLVEPILTAISAKVGDDACSTYIGPDGAGHYVKMVHNGIEYGDMQLIGEAYHLLKSVLNVSVEELHEIFTEWNQGELDSYLIEITADIFSKYDPETGKPMVDVILDAAGQKGTGKWTSQSALDLGVPLSMITESVFSRFLSAMKDERVAASKILSGPATEAFSGDKKAFIENVRKALFASKIVSYAQGFAQMRAASDEYGWDLKYGNIAMIFRGGCIIRSQFLQNIKEAYDKDAELKNLLLDPYFQNIVESYQGAWREVIAAAVKQGIPVPGFSSALSYYDSYRTERLPANLLQAQRDYFGAHTFKRVDKEGSFHFQWMDTNE, translated from the coding sequence TTGGGTGTTATTGGATTGGCAGTAATGGGTAAAAACCTAGCTTTGAATATTGAAAGCAAAGGTTTCTCGGTATCGGTATTTAACCGTTCCCCGGAAAAAACGAACGATCTTCTGAAAGAAGCAGAAGGTAAAAACCTGACAGGTGCGTTCACTATTGAAGAATTCGTGGAATCCCTGGAGTCACCGCGTAAAATTCTGATCATGGTGCAAGCAGGTAAAGCAACAGATGCAACGATCGAGCAACTGCTTCCTCATCTGGATCAAGGCGACATTATTATCGATGGAGGTAATGCTTACTTCCCTGACACACAACGTCGCAGTAAAGAACTGGAAGAAAAAGGTTTCCGCTTCATCGGAGCAGGTGTATCCGGTGGTGAAGAAGGCGCCCTGAAAGGCCCGGCAATCATGCCAGGTGGACAGGAAAGTGCTTATCAGTTGGTAGAACCGATCCTGACAGCGATCTCCGCTAAAGTTGGCGATGACGCTTGCAGCACATACATCGGACCAGACGGTGCTGGACACTATGTGAAAATGGTGCATAACGGTATCGAGTACGGAGATATGCAGTTGATTGGTGAAGCTTATCACTTGCTCAAATCCGTATTGAACGTTTCCGTTGAAGAGTTGCATGAGATCTTCACCGAGTGGAATCAAGGGGAGCTGGACAGCTACCTGATCGAAATCACTGCAGATATCTTCTCCAAATACGATCCAGAAACAGGCAAACCAATGGTTGACGTTATTCTGGACGCGGCTGGACAAAAAGGAACAGGTAAATGGACAAGCCAAAGTGCGCTGGATCTCGGCGTTCCATTGTCCATGATTACGGAATCCGTATTCTCCCGTTTCCTCTCTGCGATGAAGGACGAGCGTGTAGCAGCTAGCAAAATCCTGAGTGGACCAGCAACTGAAGCATTCTCTGGCGACAAAAAAGCGTTCATTGAGAACGTACGTAAAGCATTGTTTGCAAGTAAAATCGTATCCTATGCACAAGGATTTGCACAAATGCGTGCAGCTTCCGATGAATATGGCTGGGATCTGAAATACGGTAACATTGCCATGATCTTCCGTGGCGGCTGCATCATCCGTTCGCAGTTCTTGCAAAACATTAAAGAAGCATATGACAAAGATGCAGAACTCAAAAACCTGCTCTTGGATCCTTACTTCCAAAACATCGTTGAATCTTATCAAGGCGCATGGCGTGAAGTTATAGCGGCTGCTGTTAAACAAGGTATTCCGGTACCTGGATTCTCCAGCGCACTGTCTTACTACGACAGCTACCGTACAGAGCGTCTGCCAGCAAACCTGCTGCAAGCACAACGTGACTACTTCGGTGCTCACACATTCAAACGTGTGGACAAAGAAGGTTCATTCCACTTCCAGTGGATGGACACAAACGAGTAA
- a CDS encoding metallophosphoesterase codes for MFVLAGILFLVVYGLLVFYIGWSGWSWMKPVVSARFRWFYIIALVFLAVSFILARVFGSISFLGIIGSYWLAIFSLLLLILPVVHLTMWLLRLTRIPRHHTQKWAGVVTLVLLVSTLGYGIFNAYSPVVRTYNIQIDKKVEGVDKLNIVMAADMHFGLLSGPAHAKRMVEEINALKPDLVLYPGDIIDDNLDMYLNSGIADIISDIQAPYGVYASLGNHDKFDGPIEDLIAALEKSNMQVLYDDKIVLDNKITLIGRKDRTEKDRAEVATLMQGTDLNQPVLMMDHQPYDLDIAEQNNVDLVVSGHTHRGQIAPAQFITQAIYENDWGYLQKGSMHSIVTSGFGFWGPPIRTSSRSEIVQINVTFQQ; via the coding sequence ATGTTTGTATTAGCAGGTATATTGTTTTTGGTCGTATACGGTTTATTAGTGTTCTACATAGGCTGGAGCGGTTGGAGTTGGATGAAACCAGTTGTGTCCGCCAGATTTCGATGGTTCTATATTATAGCGCTTGTATTCCTTGCCGTTTCCTTCATTTTGGCACGGGTATTTGGAAGCATCTCGTTCCTCGGTATTATCGGTTCTTACTGGCTGGCAATCTTCTCGTTGTTATTGTTGATCCTGCCCGTCGTTCACCTCACGATGTGGTTGCTGAGATTAACCCGTATTCCAAGACATCACACACAGAAATGGGCGGGAGTCGTAACGCTGGTGTTATTAGTGTCCACATTAGGTTATGGAATTTTTAACGCTTACAGCCCGGTAGTCAGAACATATAATATCCAGATTGATAAAAAAGTAGAAGGTGTAGACAAGCTCAACATTGTCATGGCTGCCGATATGCACTTTGGACTTCTGTCTGGCCCTGCACATGCCAAACGCATGGTGGAGGAGATTAATGCTTTGAAGCCAGACCTGGTGCTGTATCCTGGAGATATTATTGATGACAATCTGGATATGTACCTCAATAGCGGAATTGCCGATATTATCAGTGATATCCAGGCCCCATACGGTGTTTATGCTTCTCTCGGGAATCACGATAAGTTCGATGGTCCGATTGAAGATCTGATTGCTGCGCTGGAGAAGAGCAACATGCAAGTTCTGTACGATGACAAGATCGTTCTGGATAACAAGATCACCCTCATTGGTCGGAAAGATCGCACAGAGAAGGATCGTGCAGAAGTAGCTACTTTAATGCAAGGTACTGACTTGAACCAACCGGTACTTATGATGGATCACCAGCCGTATGATCTGGATATTGCGGAGCAGAACAATGTAGATCTGGTCGTATCCGGTCACACCCACCGTGGACAGATTGCGCCGGCTCAGTTCATCACACAAGCGATCTACGAGAATGATTGGGGTTATCTGCAAAAGGGCTCTATGCACTCCATCGTAACCTCAGGATTTGGCTTCTGGGGACCTCCAATTCGTACAAGCAGCCGTTCGGAGATTGTACAGATTAATGTGACGTTCCAGCAATGA
- a CDS encoding stalk domain-containing protein: protein MRDKVKGLLIGITIGSMLTGVTAYAASGTPIKALLQKVNIYVDGTKKLTTNAITYNNTTYVPVRSISTALGENVALKSNNLYIGKQPQIKLTVTQAFELLYKKIKKEIEMYSLTVDEEPKDGDYYVMRSYSDRETHEVTYGLYYIHMYTGEVYEWNFKSKKMVKL, encoded by the coding sequence GTGAGGGACAAAGTAAAAGGATTACTCATTGGTATCACAATTGGATCAATGCTTACAGGAGTTACAGCTTATGCAGCATCAGGAACGCCAATAAAAGCTTTACTACAGAAAGTAAATATTTATGTAGACGGAACAAAGAAGTTGACAACTAATGCAATAACCTATAACAACACTACATATGTACCAGTTAGAAGTATAAGTACTGCACTCGGTGAGAACGTAGCTTTAAAGTCAAACAATCTGTACATCGGCAAACAACCACAAATTAAATTAACAGTAACTCAAGCGTTTGAACTGTTATATAAAAAAATAAAAAAAGAAATCGAAATGTATAGTCTAACTGTTGATGAGGAACCAAAAGACGGAGATTATTATGTAATGCGTTCATACTCTGACAGAGAAACACATGAAGTAACTTATGGCCTTTACTACATACACATGTACACAGGGGAAGTCTACGAATGGAACTTCAAATCCAAGAAAATGGTAAAACTATAG
- the licT gene encoding BglG family transcription antiterminator LicT translates to MIIKQIFNNNIVSTVDDKNQELLILGRGIGFKFKAGDEIDEERIEKVFRLQDASIYEKFKSIVAEVPIEILQATDDIVTLARTQLNKTISDGIYVSLSDHIHFAVQRLEKGMITRNPLSWEVQHFYKAEYDVAREALTLLKERLDIEFPKDEICNIALHFINAEVNDSMNDVTHLMQLLQEIMNIIKYHFNVELDEDSVNYFRFITHLKYFCQRVITHSSHDDAEEYLYEVVRKNYPETFKCIGKIETFIHKNYQYDMTHSEQLYLTLHLERLMKTKRDEKSTQ, encoded by the coding sequence ATGATTATTAAACAGATATTTAATAACAATATTGTCAGTACCGTGGATGACAAAAATCAGGAACTACTGATCCTCGGCCGGGGTATCGGATTTAAGTTCAAAGCAGGCGATGAGATTGATGAAGAGCGGATTGAGAAGGTATTTCGTCTTCAGGATGCATCGATCTATGAGAAATTCAAATCCATCGTAGCTGAAGTGCCGATTGAGATTCTGCAGGCAACAGATGATATTGTGACACTGGCACGAACGCAATTGAACAAAACCATCAGTGACGGGATCTATGTCTCCCTGTCTGATCACATTCACTTTGCTGTTCAGCGCTTGGAAAAAGGAATGATTACTCGTAATCCACTTTCTTGGGAAGTTCAGCACTTCTATAAGGCGGAGTATGATGTAGCCAGAGAAGCACTGACCTTGCTGAAGGAAAGACTGGATATTGAGTTTCCCAAAGATGAAATCTGTAATATTGCATTACATTTCATCAATGCGGAAGTCAATGATTCCATGAACGATGTCACCCATCTGATGCAGCTGTTGCAGGAGATCATGAATATCATCAAATATCACTTCAACGTCGAATTGGATGAAGATAGCGTCAATTATTTCCGCTTCATCACCCATTTGAAATATTTCTGTCAGCGTGTCATTACCCATTCTTCACATGATGATGCTGAGGAGTATTTATATGAAGTGGTTCGGAAAAACTATCCGGAGACATTTAAATGTATTGGCAAGATCGAGACTTTTATCCATAAGAACTATCAATATGACATGACTCACTCTGAGCAGTTATATCTAACGCTCCATCTGGAACGTTTGATGAAAACCAAGCGGGACGAAAAGTCCACGCAATAG